A single genomic interval of Halichondria panicea chromosome 2, odHalPani1.1, whole genome shotgun sequence harbors:
- the LOC135331619 gene encoding uncharacterized protein LOC135331619, producing MDEHTALVATNKLQLDKLSTQLEEATIEHNKPTILEALGGVTEKTWTSTMALFDAEYKDSMEALRAKQDKDKQHIEQLTAERLKLINILEDMQTVVQNNEE from the exons ATGGATGAACACACTGCCTTGGTTGCTACCAACAAACTACAATTGGACAAGCTCTCTACGCAGCTTGAAGAAGCAACCATTGAGCACAATAAACCCACGATACTAGAGGCACTTGGAGGAGTGACAGAGAAAACGTGGACCTCAACAAT GGCCTTATTTGATGCTGAATATAAGGACTCAATGGAGGCTTTAAGAGCAAAGCAGGACAAGGACAAGCAACACATTGAGCAACTCACTGCTGAGCGTCTCAAACTAATCAACATACTTGAGGACATGCAGACAGTTGTCCAGAACAATGAGGAGTGA
- the LOC135331984 gene encoding uncharacterized protein LOC135331984, which produces MEGGFQVDVILSSLRELQKAKAQNERVLAGEYAKRKQIEAQLEVTNGKLIATSEKQNKMKETLQVAELKVAQTQAQAKMFEQLNCERRDKIAQLNSQIAQKNEERQNHMDTYETQMTTLTEMFRTTWQTQSDDAIDLQQAQYEREMDEHTALVATNKLQLDKLSTQLEEATIEHNKPTALEALGGVTEKTWTSIMALFDAEYKDSMEALRAKQDKDKQHIEQLTAERLKLINILEDMQTVVQNNEE; this is translated from the exons ATGGAAGGTGGTTTCCAAGTGGATGTGATTCTGAGCAGTTTGAGGGAATTACAGAAAG CAAAGGCCCAGAATGAACGAGTGCTGGCTGGAGAGTACGCTAAACGAAAGCAAATTGAAGCTCAATTGGAAGTAACTAATGGAAAGCTAATCGCAACGTCAGAGAAACAAAACAAGATGAAGGAGACACTTCAAGTGGCTGAGCTCAAAGTTGCCCAAACTCAGGCACAAGcaaaaat GTTTGAACAGCTGAACTGTGAAAGAAGAGACAAAATTGCTCAGCTCAATTCACAAATTGCACAGAAAAATGAAGAACGACAAAATCACAT GGACACATACGAAACTCAAATGACAACACTAACAGAAATGTTCCGGACAACATGGCAAACTCAA AGTGATGACgctatagatctacaacaAGCTCAATACGAGCGAGAGATGGATGAACATACTGCCTTGGTTGCTACCAACAAACTACAATTGGACAAGCTCTCTACGCAGCTTGAAGAAGCAACCATTGAGCACAATAAACCCACGGCACTAGAGGCACTTGGAGGAGTGACAGAGAAAACGTGGACCTCAATAAT GGCCTTATTTGATGCTGAATATAAGGACTCAATGGAGGCTTTAAGAGCAAAGCAGGACAAGGACAAGCAACACATTGAGCAACTCACTGCTGAGCGTCTCAAACTAATCAACATACTTGAGGACATGCAGACAGTAGTCCAGAACAATGAGGAGTGA
- the LOC135331987 gene encoding small ribosomal subunit protein uS10-like — translation MSYKKEGVQEESQVHKIRITLTSRNVKSLEKVCGDLIRRAKDSELKVKGPVRMPTKVLKITTRKTPCGEGSKTWDRFEMKIYKRVIDLHSAAETVKQITSISIEPGVEVEVTIADA, via the exons ATG TCGTACAAGAAGGAAGGAGTACAGGAAGAGTCTCAGGTCCACAAGATCAGGATCACTCTCACCAGCCGAAACGTCAAAAGTCTTGAGAAAG TGTGTGGCGACCTCATTCGTCGGGCCAAGGACTCTGAGCTCAAAGTGAAGGGCCCTGTGCGTATGCCCACTAAGGTCCTTAAGATCACCACCAGGAAGACCCCCTGTGGTGAGGGCTCCAAGACTTGGGACAGGTTCGAGATGAAAATCTACAAGCGTGTCATTGATTTGCACAGTGCTGCCGAGACTGTGAAGCAAATC ACATCCATCAGCATTGAGCCCGGTGTTGAAGTGGAGGTGACCATTGCAGACGCCTGA